Proteins encoded within one genomic window of Balaenoptera ricei isolate mBalRic1 chromosome 10, mBalRic1.hap2, whole genome shotgun sequence:
- the LOC132373185 gene encoding cytochrome c oxidase assembly protein COX14 isoform X2, with product MPTAKQLADIGYKTFSTSMMLLTVYGGYLCSARVYHYFQRRSSQRQAAEEQKTSGVP from the coding sequence ATGCCAACTGCCAAGCAACTAGCCGACATTGGCTACAAGACCTTCTCCACCTCCATGATGCTCCTCACTGTTTATGGGGGCTACCTCTGCAGCGCCCGAGTCTACCACTATTTCCAGCGGCGCAGCTCCCAGCGCCAGGCTGCAGAAGAACAGAAGACCTCGGGAGTCCCGTAG